The proteins below are encoded in one region of Clostridium fermenticellae:
- a CDS encoding M16 family metallopeptidase yields the protein MFDVQEKILENGIKIATVKKDTKMICIHCGINIGSVYEDRNQRGISHFIEHMLFKGTRKRNNEQINSYLENLGGEYDAYTDVTNTVYSIAALDDELEHSLEILSDMLMNSTFPIEELNKEKEVILAEIRSSKDDIEDYSFKKVNEFAFDKSPLKYDTMGDDTTVAKFKRNDILEFYNKYYVPNNCYMSIVSPFNHDKVLDIVYRYFGIWKLRQFKRSEIVVEDNIPITKVSYRKDIEQSTIVYAFTFNDITVEQELALRVLNYKFGESANSILFRRLREEKGLAYDIYTDLTLQKHIKILYIYTAVADENIDKTLDTINSCINEIKYEQIIFDDDTINHMKKVLKTAIAFTLEDSINIGDYVLRQIINNEDIFKFITDIEELKYVKKEDIYNVARLVFDKPTIHIVKGRR from the coding sequence ATGTTTGATGTTCAGGAAAAAATTTTAGAAAATGGCATAAAAATTGCAACCGTTAAAAAAGATACTAAGATGATTTGCATACATTGTGGAATAAATATAGGTTCAGTATATGAGGATAGAAATCAAAGAGGCATATCACATTTCATAGAACATATGCTTTTTAAAGGAACAAGGAAACGGAATAATGAGCAAATAAATTCGTATCTAGAAAATTTGGGTGGAGAATATGATGCATATACTGATGTTACTAATACTGTATATAGTATAGCAGCTTTGGATGATGAGCTTGAACATTCATTGGAAATATTATCAGATATGCTTATGAATTCTACATTTCCAATTGAGGAACTTAATAAGGAAAAAGAGGTTATATTAGCTGAAATTAGGTCAAGCAAGGATGATATAGAGGATTATAGTTTTAAGAAGGTTAATGAGTTTGCTTTTGATAAAAGCCCATTGAAATATGATACTATGGGAGATGATACAACAGTAGCGAAATTTAAAAGAAATGATATATTGGAATTTTATAATAAATATTATGTTCCTAATAACTGTTATATGTCAATAGTATCTCCCTTTAACCACGATAAGGTGTTAGATATTGTTTACAGGTATTTTGGAATATGGAAATTAAGGCAATTTAAAAGAAGTGAAATAGTAGTGGAGGATAATATTCCAATAACTAAAGTTTCGTATAGAAAAGATATAGAACAAAGTACTATAGTTTATGCATTTACATTTAATGATATAACTGTAGAACAGGAGCTTGCACTTAGGGTATTAAATTATAAGTTTGGTGAAAGTGCTAATTCAATATTATTTAGGAGACTCAGAGAAGAAAAAGGGTTGGCTTACGATATTTATACAGATTTAACTTTACAAAAACACATAAAAATATTATATATATATACAGCTGTGGCGGATGAGAATATTGATAAAACATTAGATACTATAAATTCTTGTATTAATGAGATAAAATATGAACAAATAATATTTGATGATGATACTATAAACCATATGAAAAAAGTATTAAAAACTGCTATAGCTTTTACTTTGGAAGATTCAATAAATATAGGTGATTATGTTCTTCGCCAAATCATAAATAATGAAGATATATTTAAGTTCATAACAGATATAGAGGAATTGAAATATGTAAAAAAAGAGGATATATATAATGTTGCAAGACTTGTTTTTGATAAACCAACTATTCATATAGTTAAAGGCAGGAGATAG
- the recX gene encoding recombination regulator RecX, whose product MEEKEKAITKIETQKNNKNRVNVYINNEFGFSCDTELIYIYNFIKGKKLEADYIKKIIDEDNFVKCKNSALRTIERSYKTEYQITQKLIQKGFEDNAINRVIDFLKKYKFIDDKRFIKSYIMEKIKSQGKNKIKCELLKKGIDKSIVDSELKNIDGSTEIKYAIKLAIKKYNILKKTEINYKKVYKKLGNYLITRGYNQDILKDVLNQVIDKNDCDKQVIKNREEQDTNNNDIDELKRIAKRRYDIISKSENSAVRIYRKLGNYLVRRGYSYENIRKVLKLLIDFNEDNV is encoded by the coding sequence TTGGAAGAAAAGGAAAAGGCTATTACAAAAATTGAAACACAAAAAAATAATAAAAATAGAGTAAATGTATATATAAATAACGAATTCGGATTTTCATGTGATACAGAATTGATTTATATATATAACTTTATAAAAGGAAAGAAATTAGAGGCTGATTATATAAAAAAGATAATTGATGAAGATAATTTCGTAAAATGTAAAAATTCTGCACTTAGGACTATTGAAAGATCATATAAGACAGAGTATCAGATTACTCAAAAATTAATTCAAAAAGGATTTGAAGATAACGCAATTAATCGCGTTATTGATTTTTTAAAAAAATATAAATTTATAGATGATAAAAGGTTTATTAAATCTTATATTATGGAAAAAATAAAGTCGCAGGGAAAAAATAAAATAAAATGTGAACTATTAAAAAAAGGAATAGATAAATCAATTGTTGATTCTGAACTTAAAAATATAGATGGTTCAACTGAAATTAAATATGCAATAAAACTTGCAATAAAAAAATATAATATTTTAAAGAAAACAGAAATAAATTATAAAAAAGTGTACAAAAAACTTGGGAATTACCTAATAACGAGGGGATATAATCAAGATATATTAAAAGATGTATTAAATCAAGTAATTGATAAGAATGATTGTGATAAGCAGGTTATAAAAAATAGGGAAGAGCAAGATACAAATAATAATGATATTGATGAATTAAAAAGGATAGCTAAGAGAAGATATGATATAATATCAAAGTCAGAGAATAGTGCTGTAAGGATATACCGAAAACTTGGAAATTATTTGGTAAGGAGAGGATATTCCTATGAGAATATAAGAAAAGTTTTAAAACTGCTTATTGATTTTAATGAGGATAATGTTTAA
- a CDS encoding transglutaminase-like domain-containing protein, producing the protein MKTNPITIMLFLIFFYPLIKGFLFKFSSRDFKGDIDSINRNISFLVAIFLGVYSGKKIFIEHQYGVYMNIYKFIPDKFTNYINNNIIIVYSVLIPIIIFLIYKIIKLLLNLINYTISYPILDTVDKFLKTRGNFFNRIAGTMFQIPKAICYVIFIVFIINITSIFNISEKLNRYAETSRPYNYICREIVIPVMNSTVAKKLPNIIDNSFKVVIKNPDSTDSEESTTQNFVNKGNTIAYYNGVTLDQGVKSNDEIDQFSRQITKNYSGTREKAKIIYDWVGSNISYDHEKANSVLNNNFNVSSGAIPAFNTRKGICFDYSCLYVAMARANNIKVRLVIGEGFNGVSWVSHAWNQVYIPEENKWINIDTTFYNGGNYFDNRRFNLDHRSSQIIGEW; encoded by the coding sequence ATGAAAACTAATCCAATAACAATTATGTTATTTTTAATATTTTTTTATCCATTAATCAAGGGTTTTTTGTTTAAATTTAGTTCAAGAGATTTCAAAGGTGACATTGATAGTATAAATAGGAATATTTCATTCTTGGTAGCTATTTTTTTAGGAGTCTACAGTGGCAAAAAAATATTTATTGAGCACCAATATGGAGTATATATGAATATATATAAATTTATTCCAGATAAATTTACCAATTATATTAATAATAATATAATTATTGTTTACTCGGTTCTTATACCTATAATTATATTTTTGATATATAAAATTATAAAACTTTTATTAAATCTTATAAATTATACAATATCCTATCCTATATTGGATACTGTTGATAAATTTCTGAAAACGAGAGGAAATTTTTTTAATAGAATAGCTGGAACTATGTTTCAAATTCCAAAAGCCATATGTTATGTAATATTTATAGTTTTTATAATTAATATAACATCTATATTTAATATAAGTGAAAAACTTAATAGATATGCTGAAACATCGAGGCCATATAATTACATTTGCAGAGAAATTGTAATTCCAGTTATGAATTCGACTGTTGCGAAAAAACTTCCAAATATAATAGACAATTCATTCAAAGTTGTAATAAAAAATCCTGATTCAACGGATTCTGAGGAAAGTACAACTCAAAATTTTGTAAATAAGGGTAATACAATAGCTTATTATAATGGGGTCACATTAGATCAGGGAGTAAAATCTAATGATGAGATAGATCAGTTTTCAAGACAGATTACTAAAAATTACAGTGGTACTAGAGAAAAAGCAAAAATTATATATGATTGGGTAGGAAGTAATATATCTTATGATCATGAAAAGGCGAATAGTGTTTTGAACAATAATTTTAATGTAAGTTCAGGAGCTATACCGGCTTTTAATACAAGAAAAGGTATTTGTTTTGATTATTCGTGTTTGTATGTTGCTATGGCAAGAGCCAATAACATAAAAGTAAGATTGGTGATTGGAGAAGGTTTTAATGGAGTAAGTTGGGTAAGCCATGCATGGAATCAAGTATACATACCAGAAGAAAACAAATGGATAAATATTGATACTACTTTTTACAATGGTGGAAACTATTTTGATAATAGAAGATTTAATTTAGATCACAGAAGCTCTCAAATAATAGGAGAATGGTAA